The following coding sequences lie in one Crassostrea angulata isolate pt1a10 chromosome 10, ASM2561291v2, whole genome shotgun sequence genomic window:
- the LOC128166508 gene encoding monocarboxylate transporter 13-like: MLAQEQDQEARTRHESRSSVSSTSSTSSGGSSSSSDSSISMPPAPDGGYGWVIVLSAFLVSFISDGLTLSFGVLFTELLEVFKESKGVTSIIASLFYGIPLLCGPIASATVTKLGCRKAQILGGLITSVGVFASAFVDSIGLICFTFGFVAGFGLSIGYVNSLVVVAYYFEKKRSMATGLAVCGSGIGTFVFAPFLEFLIEEYGWRGSFIILSAVTLNLVVCGALMRPLEFTPMEEWKRNLERFENMSRTISRASLHDRSRHASNSDELDSDSETEDLSRVEQLSHSQVQLPTFIKKSKNIPPEMLMDIRKNGSNLQHILKQYFQSLDAENTEPKNTSSPEILPSNKLMVTSDDHVVFADEEGNITGQEVKRRSKKKPSQSISKKNPSPQTIMQYYPLYRKDLFYRRSLTRFTSTPQIRSKSCPELHLEVLDDSSDDEDDDYCYVPRLLRLSRHIKKMFKMMFDLKILKTPSFLLFVMSNFILYFWYDVPYVFLNDIAKEDGIENPAFIISTLGIVNTFGQIIYGFIGDKNIDLTVLYGVSIILSGLAIMVVPWFMSFIPLCILAGLFGFFISANYALSTVILVEIVGIDKLTNSYGLTMMMQGVANIIGPPVGGLLYDMSGSYDHTFLAGGIFMAFSGLLLLFVPMGKCLLSLFTGKKVVSNRAPKEREILMEDPECRKNLTETSV; this comes from the exons TTGACGTTGTCGTTTGGTGTACTTTTCACAGAATTGTTGGAGGTTTTCAAAGAGAGCAAAGGAGTGACTTCCATCATTGCTTCCCTATTCTATGGAATTCCTTTACTGTGTGGACCCATAGCCAGTGCCACCGTTACCAAATTAGGATgcaggaaagcccaaatcttGGGAGGATTAATCACAAGTGTTGGGGTCTTTGCCAGCGCTTTCGTTGACTCGATAGGGCTTATTTGTTTCACCTTTGGCTTTGTGGCAGGATTTGGGCTCTCCATAGGGTATGTTAATTCATTAGTTGTTGTTGCATATTATTTTGAGAAGAAGAGGTCAATGGCCACAGGTTTGGCTGTGTGTGGGTCTGGAATCGGAACTTTTGTCTTTGCTCCATTTCTGGAGTTCCTTATAGAGGAGTATGGATGGAGGGGATCATTTATTATCCTCAGTGCTGTGACCTTGAATTTAGTTGTGTGTGGAGCACTGATGCGACCCTTGGAATTTACTCCCATGGAAGAATGGAAGAGAAACCTGGAGAGATTTGAAAATATGTCTAGGACTATATCAAGAGCAAGTCTTCATGATAGAAGTCGGCATGCTAGTAACTCGGATGAGTTAGATTCTGATAGCGAGACGGAGGACTTGAGTCGCGTAGAGCAGCTGAGCCATTCTCAGGTACAACTTCCAACTTTTATCAAGAAATCCAAAAATATTCCACCTGAAATGTTGATGGACATAAGAAAAAATGGCAGCAATTTGCAGCATATCTTGAAGCAATACTTTCAGTCTTTGGATGCAGAAAACACCGAACCAAAAAATACATCCAGCCCAGAAATACTGCCCAGCAACAAGCTAATGGTCACAAGCGATGACCATGTTGTCTTTGCAGATGAAGAGGGAAACATCACAGGCCAGGAAGTGAAAAGAAGGAGCAAGAAGAAGCCAAGCCAGAGCATCTCAAAAAAGAACCCAAGCCCGCAGACAATCATGCAGTATTATCCACTGTACAGGAAAGACCTTTTCTATAGAAGAAGTTTGACCCGATTTACATCGACTCCACAAATCCGATCCAAGAGCTGTCCAGAGCTGCACCTAGAGGTGCTGGATGACAGCTCAGACGATGAAGATGATGACTATTGCTACGTGCCCAGACTCTTGAGGCTATCCAGACACATCAAGAAAATGTTCAAGATGATGTTTGATTTGAAGATCTTAAAGACTCCATCTTTTCTCCTGTTTGTGATGTCCAACTTCATCCTGTATTTCTGGTATGATGTTCCGTACGTATTTCTGAACGACATTGCAAAAGAAGATGGAATAGAGAACCCAGCCTTCATCATTTCCACTCTTGGAATTGTGAACACTTTCGGACAGATTATTTACGGGTTCATCGGCGACAAGAACATAGATCTGACGGTACTCTACGGTGTGTCCATCATCCTCTCAGGGCTGGCCATCATGGTTGTTCCCTGGTTTATGTCTTTCATTCCACTGTGTATCTTGGCGGGGCTGTTTGGATTCTTCATCAGTGCCAACTATGCATTGAGTACGGTGATCCTGGTGGAAATTGTGGGAATCGACAAGCTGACCAACTCCTACGGACTGACTATGATGATGCAAGGCGTGGCCAATATCATAGGACCCCCTGTTGGTG GGTTATTGTATGACATGTCTGGCTCCTATGACCACACCTTTCTGGCCGGCGGCATCTTCATGGCATTTTCTGGTCTGCTGTTGCTCTTTGTGCCCATGGGAAAATGCCTCCTGTCACTATTTACTGGAAAGAAGGTGGTCAGCAATAGGGCTCCAAAAGAGCGAGAGATCTTGATGGAGGATCCAGAATGTCGGAAAAATCTGACTGAAACGTCGGTGTGA